A genomic region of Arachis stenosperma cultivar V10309 chromosome 9, arast.V10309.gnm1.PFL2, whole genome shotgun sequence contains the following coding sequences:
- the LOC130951271 gene encoding cytochrome P450 77A3-like yields the protein MATIMSMSFSSLDLSSYYHLIFTLLAFLLSCLIFLLTHRTKSKKLNLPPGPAGWPIVGNLFQFARSGKPFFDYVNDLKSIYGPIFTLQMGTRTMIILTDAKLVHEAMIQKGAMYASRPPENPTRTIFSSNKFTVNAAVYGPVWKSLRRNMVQNMLSSTRLREFRTVRDKAMEKLINRLRTEAENNNGVVFVRKDARFATFCILVAMCFGLDMEEHKVEKIDQVMKNVLITLNPRLDDYLPILSPFFSKQRKRALQVRKEQVDFIVPLIEQRRKAIENPGSDEIATTFSYLDTLFDLKVEGRKSGPSNDELVSLCSEFLNGGTDTTATAVEWGIAQLIANPEVQEKLYREIKECVGEKRVDEKDIEKMPYLHAVVKELLRKHPPTHFVLTHAVTQPTTLGGYHIPLFANVEVYTPAIGEDRRLWSNPEKFDPDRFITGGEEADITGVTGVKMMPFGVGRRICPGLAMGTVHIHLMLARMVQEFQWSAYPPGKNIDFSGKLEFTVVMKEPLRAIVMPRP from the exons ATGGCCACAATAATGTCTATGTCTTTCTCATCTCTTGATCTTTCCTCTTACTACCACCTCATCTTCACTCTCTTGGCCTTCCTCTTATCATGCCTCATTTTCTTACTCACTCACCGAACCAAATCCAAGAAACTCAACCTTCCTCCGGGTCCCGCCGGCTGGCCTATCGTCGGAAACCTCTTCCAATTCGCCCGCTCCGGCAAGCCCTTCTTTGACTACGTCAATGACCTCAAATCAATCTACGGTCCAATCTTCACTCTTCAAATGGGGACAAGAACAATGATTATACTCACCGACGCCAAGCTCGTCCACGAAGCCATGATCCAGAAAGGCGCCATGTATGCGTCAAGGCCGCCGGAGAATCCTACCAGGACTATCTTCAGCTCTAACAAGTTCACAGTTAACGCCGCCGTTTACGGACCGGTTTGGAAGTCTCTGCGGCGGAACATGGTTCAGAACATGCTGAGCTCCACCAGGCTGAGGGAGTTCCGTACCGTGAGGGACAAGGCCATGGAGAAGCTCATCAACCGCCTCAGAACCGAAGCAGAGAACAACAATGGCGTTGTCTTCGTCCGCAAAGACGCGAGGTTCGCGACGTTCTGCATCCTCGTTGCAATGTGTTTTGGCCTCGACATGGAAGAACACAAGGTGGAGAAAATagatcaagtgatgaagaacgtTCTCATAACTCTGAATCCAAGACTCGATGATTACCTTCCGATCCTGAGTCCTTTCTTCTCGAAACAGAGGAAAAGAGCGCTGCAAGTTCGAAAGGAACAGGTGGATTTCATTGTACCGTTGATTGAACAGAGAAGAAAAGCTATAGAGAATCCAGGCTCCGACGAAATCGCAACAACGTTCTCATACCTTGACACACTGTTCGATCTGAAGGTTGAAGGGAGGAAATCTGGTCCTTCAAATGATGAATTGGTTTCCCTCTGCTCAGAGTTCCTGAACGGGGGAACGGACACGACGGCGACGGCGGTGGAATGGGGGATAGCGCAGCTGATTGCGAATCCGGAAGTCCAAGAAAAGCTTTACAGAGAGATAAAGGAATGTGTTGGGGAGAAGAGGGTGGATGAGAAGGACATAGAGAAGATGCCGTATTTGCATGCGGTGGTTAAGGAGCTTCTCAGGAAGCATCCTCCAACCCACTTTGTGCTAACACATGCTGTTACTCAGCCTACAACTTTGGGTGGATATCATATTCCCCTTTTTGCAAATGTTGAGGTCTACACCCCCGCCATCG GTGAGGACAGAAGGCTCTGGTCAAACCCTGAGAAGTTTGACCCAGATAGGTTCATCACAGGCGGTGAAGAAGCAGACATAACTGGAGTGACTGGAGTGAAGATGATGCCGTTCGGTGTTGGGAGAAGGATATGCCCTGGTTTGGCCATGGGGACAGTGCACATTCATCTCATGCTGGCTCGGATGGTTCAGGAGTTTCAATGGAGTGCTTATCCACCTGGCAAGAACATCGATTTCTCTGGCAAGCTTGAGTTCACTGTGGTCATGAAAGAACCTCTAAGAGCAATCGTCATGCCAAGACCTTAA